A single region of the Lysinibacillus sp. B2A1 genome encodes:
- a CDS encoding Na+/H+ antiporter subunit E codes for MAMQFILNLFIAALWLLLKDEVVPQFSTFLIGFIVGIGILYALHSFYGTQFYLRRVFSIIKLLWLFNWELLLSSYSVLKQITTPRLTITPGIFTYKTVLRGDWEITALALLLTLTPGSVVMEVSEEGDVFYIHAMDIEQSKDAVIRSIGKFEQAIMEVTR; via the coding sequence ATGGCAATGCAATTTATTCTTAATTTATTTATCGCAGCACTTTGGTTATTGCTAAAGGATGAGGTAGTTCCGCAATTTTCCACATTTTTAATTGGCTTTATTGTGGGTATTGGAATTTTGTATGCGTTGCATAGCTTTTATGGCACACAATTTTATTTGCGACGTGTGTTTTCTATTATTAAATTACTATGGCTCTTCAATTGGGAGCTACTATTATCGAGCTATAGCGTGCTAAAGCAAATAACTACGCCAAGACTTACGATTACTCCTGGCATATTTACGTACAAAACTGTATTAAGGGGAGATTGGGAAATAACAGCACTTGCGTTACTGCTCACACTCACTCCAGGATCAGTAGTGATGGAGGTCTCTGAGGAGGGCGATGTGTTCTATATTCATGCAATGGATATTGAGCAATCGAAGGATGCAGTTATTCGTTCTATAGGTAAATTTGAACAAGCAATAATGGAGGTGACACGTTAA
- a CDS encoding Na(+)/H(+) antiporter subunit F (subunit F of antiporter complex involved in resistance to high concentrations of Na+, K+, Li+ and/or alkali): MIENILLLALALFSVSIALSLYRVIRGPSMPDRAIALDTIGVNLLSAIAIVSIVLKTKAYLEAILILGILAFIGTIAFTKYIERGVIVERKSND; this comes from the coding sequence ATGATTGAAAATATTTTACTCTTAGCTTTAGCATTATTTAGTGTTTCCATTGCGCTGTCACTGTATCGTGTTATTCGAGGGCCATCGATGCCTGACCGTGCTATCGCCCTTGACACAATTGGTGTAAATTTATTGTCTGCAATCGCCATAGTGTCGATTGTATTGAAAACAAAGGCATATTTAGAAGCAATTTTGATATTAGGTATTTTAGCATTTATCGGTACAATCGCTTTTACAAAATATATCGAAAGAGGTGTGATTGTTGAACGTAAATCAAATGATTGA
- a CDS encoding Na+/H+ antiporter subunit G, giving the protein MNVNQMIEWAAVILILIGSIVSVISAYGMIRLPDVYTRSHAATKSSTLSVLTCLLGAFIYFWVHDGFVSVRLILGILFVFVTAPVAGHLICRAAYRSRVPLAEGSGEDELKPKLFPEEK; this is encoded by the coding sequence TTGAACGTAAATCAAATGATTGAATGGGCGGCTGTCATCCTCATTTTGATTGGCTCCATAGTAAGTGTTATTAGTGCATATGGGATGATTCGTTTACCTGACGTTTACACACGCTCCCATGCCGCAACGAAAAGTTCAACGCTATCAGTATTAACATGTTTATTAGGTGCATTTATTTACTTTTGGGTACACGATGGTTTTGTAAGTGTACGTTTAATATTAGGTATCCTCTTCGTCTTTGTAACTGCTCCTGTTGCAGGGCACTTAATCTGTCGTGCTGCCTATCGCTCTAGGGTTCCTTTGGCTGAAGGCTCTGGTGAAGATGAACTGAAGCCCAAGCTGTTTCCAGAAGAAAAATAG